A genome region from Wielerella bovis includes the following:
- a CDS encoding transposase: protein MPTYAIIDSQSVKTAAVAQDKGFDGGKKIKGRKRHIAVDTMGNLLAVVVHAANIHDTKAGIFVAQKAFETYPSLKGFCADAAYRRTFEQNVQDELGLSVDISVKIKDVSWQVLPKRWIVERTFAWLGWSRRLAKDFEQTILSAENFIKLGYISRILKFIK from the coding sequence ATGCCAACTTATGCCATTATTGATTCACAAAGTGTGAAAACAGCCGCTGTTGCACAGGATAAAGGTTTTGATGGTGGCAAGAAAATCAAAGGTCGCAAACGGCATATTGCCGTAGATACGATGGGTAATCTGCTGGCTGTTGTTGTTCATGCTGCCAACATTCACGACACCAAAGCGGGTATTTTCGTGGCTCAAAAAGCGTTTGAAACTTATCCGAGTTTAAAAGGCTTTTGTGCCGATGCAGCTTATCGCCGTACATTTGAGCAAAATGTGCAAGATGAGTTGGGTTTATCTGTTGATATTTCAGTGAAAATCAAAGATGTCTCTTGGCAAGTTTTACCCAAACGTTGGATTGTGGAACGGACGTTTGCATGGTTGGGGTGGTCTCGGCGTTTGGCAAAAGATTTTGAGCAGACAATTTTATCTGCTGAAAATTTTATTAAACTGGGGTATATTTCACGAATATTAAAATTTATCAAATAA
- a CDS encoding bifunctional cytidylyltransferase/SDR family oxidoreductase produces MAKNIGIILAGGVGSRMGLGYPKQFSKIAGKTALEHTVSIFQNHDEIDEIIIVSEKNHHKQIQDIVAQAGFDKVNRILFGGKERTDSTLSAIQALQDEPADTKLIIHDAVRPLLAAEVIHECIAALETFNAVDVAIPATDTIVHVNNETREIINIPPRKEYYQGQTPQAFRLGTLKKAYEIYAQSGEVHATCDCGIVLKTLPDEKVGIVGGSETNIKLTRPVDLFIADKLFQSRSHFTLRNITSLERLQELKGKVLVVFGGSYGIGADIIKLAQQFGAKTYGLSRSSGVDVTDFDAIQAALKQIHDTEKYIDFVVNTAAVLVHKPLALMSRESVEGCINVNYMGMVNVAMAAYPYLKESHGGFLSFASSSYTRGRPFYSIYSSTKAAIVNLTQALSEEWQPENININCINPERTQTPMRSKAFGIEPEGTLLDSRTVALASLAVLVSKETGNVINVVMQDQEYIQHLLDDLTEE; encoded by the coding sequence ATGGCAAAAAATATCGGTATTATCTTGGCAGGTGGTGTAGGCAGTCGCATGGGACTGGGCTATCCCAAACAATTTTCTAAAATCGCAGGGAAAACCGCATTGGAACATACGGTTAGTATTTTTCAAAATCATGATGAGATTGATGAAATTATCATTGTATCCGAAAAAAATCATCATAAACAAATTCAAGATATTGTCGCACAAGCTGGTTTTGATAAAGTCAATCGTATTTTATTTGGTGGTAAAGAGCGTACCGATTCTACTTTGTCTGCCATACAAGCGTTGCAAGATGAGCCTGCTGATACCAAACTGATTATCCATGATGCGGTGCGTCCTTTGTTGGCAGCCGAAGTGATTCATGAATGCATTGCAGCATTAGAAACATTTAATGCGGTTGATGTGGCGATTCCTGCAACTGATACCATTGTGCATGTGAATAATGAAACACGCGAAATCATCAATATTCCGCCACGCAAAGAATATTATCAAGGACAAACACCACAAGCATTTCGTTTAGGCACACTCAAAAAAGCGTATGAAATTTATGCGCAATCTGGGGAAGTGCACGCGACTTGCGATTGTGGCATTGTGTTAAAAACACTACCTGATGAAAAAGTAGGGATTGTAGGAGGCTCTGAAACCAATATTAAATTAACGCGCCCAGTCGATTTATTTATTGCTGATAAATTATTCCAAAGTCGTAGCCATTTTACCTTACGCAACATTACATCACTAGAACGCTTGCAAGAATTAAAAGGCAAAGTTTTGGTAGTATTCGGCGGTAGCTATGGTATTGGTGCAGATATTATTAAATTGGCACAACAGTTTGGCGCAAAAACTTATGGTTTAAGTCGTTCATCTGGTGTAGACGTTACTGATTTTGATGCTATTCAGGCTGCCTTGAAACAGATTCATGATACAGAAAAATACATTGACTTTGTGGTCAACACCGCAGCTGTTTTGGTGCATAAACCCTTGGCATTAATGAGCCGAGAAAGTGTAGAAGGCTGCATTAATGTGAATTATATGGGCATGGTCAATGTTGCTATGGCTGCGTATCCCTATCTAAAAGAAAGTCATGGTGGTTTTTTAAGCTTTGCATCAAGCTCTTATACGCGTGGTCGTCCATTTTACAGTATTTATTCGTCCACCAAAGCTGCAATTGTGAATTTAACCCAAGCATTATCTGAAGAATGGCAGCCTGAAAATATCAACATCAATTGTATCAATCCAGAACGTACTCAAACGCCGATGCGTTCCAAAGCATTTGGTATAGAACCGGAAGGCACGCTACTTGATTCTCGCACCGTCGCGCTGGCATCATTGGCAGTATTGGTCAGCAAGGAAACAGGTAATGTGATTAATGTGGTAATGCAAGACCAAGAATATATTCAACATCTTCTAGATGATTTGACAGAAGAATAA
- a CDS encoding IS982 family transposase, translating into MDYLTALFCQIDDFCKEFEPKFNSKLIKNNKIRNRPSCISTAEIMTVLIAFHQYRMRDFKTYYQWQVQSIWQRDFPNMPSYNRFLELATRALPAMLVFLTTQMGKCTGIGVVDSTTLSVCHNRRIHSHKVFKNIAQRGKSSTGWFYGFKLHAVFNHLGELVNFCLTAGNVDDRQGLKQMAKHLFGILVADRGYIGKDLSDWLKEKYGITLLTGIKKGMKPKQYTSEQKKLLKKRGVIETIFGQLKNLCQIEHTRHRLERGFILNLISGLTAYCLFPYKPMMFGKKSLLPMK; encoded by the coding sequence ATGGATTATCTTACCGCACTTTTCTGCCAAATTGATGATTTTTGCAAAGAATTTGAACCCAAATTCAATAGCAAATTGATTAAAAACAATAAAATTCGTAATAGACCAAGTTGTATCAGTACCGCAGAAATCATGACCGTACTGATTGCTTTTCATCAATATCGCATGCGTGATTTCAAAACCTATTACCAATGGCAAGTCCAATCCATTTGGCAGCGAGACTTCCCCAATATGCCCAGCTACAACCGCTTTTTGGAACTGGCTACACGAGCCTTACCTGCTATGTTGGTATTTTTAACCACCCAAATGGGCAAATGCACAGGTATAGGTGTGGTGGATTCAACCACTTTGTCGGTTTGCCACAATCGCCGTATTCACTCGCATAAAGTGTTTAAAAACATCGCGCAAAGGGGCAAAAGCAGTACAGGCTGGTTTTACGGTTTCAAATTGCATGCGGTATTTAACCACTTGGGTGAGCTGGTCAATTTTTGCTTAACCGCAGGCAATGTGGATGACCGTCAAGGTTTAAAACAAATGGCAAAGCACCTATTCGGCATTTTGGTGGCGGATAGGGGCTATATTGGAAAAGATTTAAGTGATTGGCTTAAAGAGAAATATGGCATTACTTTACTAACGGGTATCAAAAAAGGCATGAAACCCAAACAATACACAAGTGAGCAGAAAAAGCTGCTTAAAAAACGTGGTGTTATAGAAACCATTTTTGGGCAACTGAAAAATTTGTGTCAAATTGAACATACTCGGCATCGTTTGGAGCGTGGTTTTATCTTGAATTTGATTTCAGGTTTGACTGCCTATTGCCTGTTTCCTTATAAGCCAATGATGTTTGGAAAAAAGTCTTTGTTACCAATGAAGTAA
- a CDS encoding transposase, translating to MTRKPYPTDLTDAQWQAIEPCFTNCRNRKWDKRELVNAALYITKTGCQWRMLPYDFPPHDTVWSFYRRANQSGLWDKILLALVHKNV from the coding sequence ATGACTAGAAAACCTTACCCAACTGACCTAACAGACGCTCAATGGCAAGCCATTGAACCGTGTTTTACCAATTGCCGTAACAGAAAATGGGATAAACGCGAGCTGGTTAATGCTGCTTTGTACATTACCAAAACAGGTTGCCAATGGCGCATGCTGCCCTATGATTTTCCACCACATGATACGGTGTGGAGCTTTTATCGCAGAGCTAATCAATCTGGTTTATGGGATAAAATTCTTTTGGCATTGGTTCACAAAAACGTTTAG
- a CDS encoding CDP-glycerol glycerophosphotransferase family protein, which produces MKLWLFGTYAWQGNPKALFLYMVKHCAQTHECWWVADNEIDAKNIRKLTGIQNVTFMNSSKSKELFARADVYVTENFRENYPFEIKESTKIFNTWHGVGLKHIELALIGKGINLNYTWIDSIIRKNIKYSSIYRNQTIFLVTSEKMEEHFLADAPISSKHLVRGVYPRNIAYKDNTLNSFTLNDIFPKKEHKYTRITLFAPTHRFNLNGILNKLIPDFNALEKVASENNQLIIIKVHPSMKKDAYFGEMQGKYENNSHILFWDDQYDIYEIFQHIDVAIVDYSSIFYDMLEAGVNKFIRYVPDLTEYQKDLELIGDYIDLTEGTLIHDFTSLLNELQNTEIQEIDAERKQYLMNHFFSYETDSGSLKNMIQAVDDCILQPSQLKELHSFDIFDTLIRRSTLKPLSIFDYVRDRAKQSDIVFPTALLENWVNVRNKVEHDVRDMMRKTILERQSNKLEVTLDQIYARLQHNMNLSDEQIAFLKQAEIEAEIAHVEPIQKRIDFLFGLIAAGHDVVLASDMYLPENVIRAMLIQADERLADVPLYLSASIGYQKSTGKLYQHIFFDLNYAYSRWVHYGDNKHADGSVPRKYGIQTMVHDIDDFIPFEAALIEAMDNHNRYPAYQLATKMHRYRTHLIQQMGMSNAVLEQQYYAYAYVGSAFVPYINWAIKDALKRGYETLYFISRDGHFLKQIADKIIQIQGYDIQTKYIYGSRKVWRLPSFIDKVDDETFGGFGNFVGMDCFDDLVNASFLSEEELLTLFPEFGSLKNAKHLRGEIAENIRVKMKSSAVYHQKVLALAAEKRAIVRQYLQQEINPDEKFAFVEFWGRGYTQDTFGRLLNDAFGREINNPFYYVRSFTDDKGTSVRHNFVLTPQNFSFFEPIFAQTPYESISAYQENAGRIEPVIVPTDATNSEWLLSGILDFVSDYLSLTLNDADYFDAAISQFTYHYQLTTHSDQFLCNVFSELKDNISSFGETKSYAPKLTVKQLQNISSKQDLDKLTLSIPMSLAKSDEETIDFYGKIQKSHKLPAINVTPVKMVYAVNPMDNYVVNDTVPFKVNSVKNNSFYLDVAFNDNTKRKDMYLKANHEIEVIAIDYLKNGVPRLLTAYGYITANKEWVSMLPESIQPKKMVQTSMEEEKLGLKQLDTGDTDEIVAIRKRKMNKLARNPYAFFKDSKNPAVSSLSILFDEKTVIGRILTRLVKNLLT; this is translated from the coding sequence ATGAAACTTTGGTTATTTGGTACGTACGCTTGGCAAGGCAATCCTAAAGCATTATTTTTATATATGGTGAAACATTGCGCTCAAACCCATGAATGCTGGTGGGTGGCGGACAATGAAATCGATGCTAAAAATATTCGAAAACTTACAGGTATTCAAAATGTTACATTCATGAATAGTAGCAAAAGTAAAGAACTTTTTGCGCGTGCAGATGTGTATGTAACAGAGAATTTTCGCGAAAATTATCCCTTTGAAATAAAGGAAAGCACCAAAATTTTCAATACTTGGCATGGCGTGGGTTTGAAGCATATAGAATTAGCATTGATAGGTAAAGGAATTAATCTAAATTATACTTGGATTGATAGTATTATTCGTAAAAATATTAAATATTCTTCTATATACCGAAATCAAACTATTTTTTTGGTTACATCAGAAAAAATGGAAGAGCATTTTTTAGCCGATGCTCCAATTTCATCTAAACATTTAGTTCGTGGCGTATATCCACGTAATATTGCATATAAAGATAATACTTTAAATAGTTTTACTTTAAACGATATTTTTCCGAAAAAAGAACATAAATATACAAGAATTACTTTATTTGCACCAACTCACCGTTTTAATTTGAATGGTATTTTAAATAAACTAATACCTGATTTTAATGCATTGGAGAAAGTGGCTAGTGAAAATAACCAATTAATTATTATTAAAGTTCACCCTTCAATGAAAAAAGACGCGTATTTTGGCGAAATGCAAGGCAAATACGAAAACAATTCACACATTTTATTCTGGGACGATCAATACGATATTTATGAAATTTTCCAACATATTGATGTAGCGATTGTGGATTATTCCAGTATTTTCTACGATATGCTAGAAGCAGGTGTGAATAAATTTATTCGTTATGTACCTGATTTGACAGAATATCAAAAAGATTTGGAATTGATTGGTGATTACATTGATTTGACCGAAGGTACCTTGATTCACGATTTCACATCTTTGTTGAATGAATTGCAAAATACGGAAATTCAAGAGATTGATGCCGAACGCAAACAATATTTGATGAACCACTTTTTCTCCTACGAAACAGATTCAGGCAGCCTGAAAAACATGATTCAGGCTGTGGATGATTGCATTTTGCAGCCCAGTCAATTAAAAGAATTGCATTCTTTTGATATTTTTGACACGCTTATTCGCCGCAGTACTTTAAAACCATTGAGTATTTTTGATTATGTGCGCGACCGTGCCAAGCAATCTGACATTGTGTTTCCTACTGCTTTGTTGGAAAACTGGGTAAATGTTCGCAATAAAGTGGAACACGATGTGCGCGACATGATGCGTAAAACCATTTTGGAACGTCAAAGCAATAAATTGGAAGTAACACTAGACCAAATTTATGCGCGTTTGCAGCACAACATGAATTTGTCTGATGAACAAATTGCATTTTTAAAGCAAGCGGAAATTGAAGCAGAAATTGCCCATGTTGAACCAATTCAAAAACGCATTGATTTCTTGTTTGGTTTGATTGCAGCAGGTCATGATGTGGTATTGGCGAGTGATATGTACCTACCTGAAAACGTTATTCGTGCTATGTTGATTCAAGCAGATGAGCGTTTAGCAGATGTACCATTGTACCTTTCAGCCAGCATTGGTTATCAAAAATCAACGGGTAAATTGTATCAACATATTTTCTTTGATTTGAATTACGCATACAGTCGTTGGGTTCACTATGGCGACAACAAGCATGCCGATGGTTCTGTGCCACGCAAATATGGCATTCAAACGATGGTGCATGATATTGACGATTTTATCCCATTTGAGGCAGCCTTAATTGAAGCGATGGACAACCACAACCGTTATCCAGCCTATCAGTTGGCGACCAAAATGCACCGCTATCGTACTCATTTGATTCAACAAATGGGTATGAGTAATGCCGTATTAGAACAGCAATATTATGCTTATGCCTATGTGGGCTCGGCGTTTGTGCCATACATTAATTGGGCGATTAAAGATGCTTTGAAACGTGGCTATGAAACCCTGTATTTTATTTCGCGTGATGGTCATTTCTTGAAACAAATTGCCGATAAAATCATTCAAATTCAAGGCTATGATATTCAGACCAAATACATTTACGGCTCGCGTAAAGTATGGCGTTTACCGTCTTTCATAGATAAAGTGGATGATGAAACTTTTGGTGGATTTGGCAATTTTGTGGGCATGGATTGCTTTGATGATTTGGTCAATGCCAGTTTTTTGAGTGAAGAAGAATTATTGACACTGTTCCCCGAATTTGGCAGCCTGAAAAATGCCAAGCATTTGCGTGGCGAAATTGCTGAAAACATTCGTGTGAAAATGAAATCATCAGCAGTTTATCATCAGAAAGTATTGGCATTGGCGGCAGAAAAACGTGCGATTGTACGCCAATATTTGCAGCAAGAAATCAATCCAGATGAAAAATTCGCCTTCGTAGAATTTTGGGGACGAGGTTACACCCAAGATACGTTTGGGCGCTTATTGAACGATGCGTTTGGTCGTGAAATCAACAACCCATTCTATTATGTCCGCAGCTTTACCGATGATAAAGGCACATCGGTACGCCACAATTTTGTGCTGACACCACAGAATTTTTCGTTTTTTGAACCGATTTTTGCCCAAACACCTTATGAAAGCATTTCCGCTTATCAAGAAAATGCGGGCAGAATTGAGCCAGTGATTGTACCAACGGATGCGACAAATTCCGAATGGTTGTTGTCAGGCATATTGGATTTTGTGTCGGATTATCTGTCATTGACACTGAATGATGCCGACTATTTTGATGCTGCCATTTCACAATTCACTTATCATTACCAATTGACCACGCATTCTGACCAGTTTTTATGTAATGTATTCAGTGAGTTGAAGGATAATATTTCCAGTTTTGGCGAAACAAAATCCTACGCGCCCAAATTGACTGTGAAACAACTGCAAAACATTTCATCAAAACAAGATTTAGATAAATTGACCTTATCCATTCCCATGTCATTGGCGAAAAGTGATGAAGAAACCATTGATTTTTATGGAAAAATTCAAAAATCACATAAATTGCCAGCAATCAATGTTACACCAGTGAAAATGGTGTATGCGGTTAATCCGATGGATAATTATGTGGTCAATGATACTGTGCCATTTAAAGTGAACAGTGTAAAAAACAACAGTTTTTATTTGGACGTGGCATTTAACGATAATACCAAACGCAAAGATATGTATTTGAAAGCTAATCATGAAATTGAAGTCATTGCGATTGACTATTTGAAAAATGGTGTACCACGTTTGCTGACGGCTTATGGATACATTACAGCCAATAAAGAGTGGGTAAGTATGCTGCCTGAATCAATACAACCTAAAAAAATGGTTCAAACTTCAATGGAAGAAGAAAAGCTTGGCTTAAAACAGCTTGATACAGGTGATACGGATGAAATTGTGGCAATAAGAAAACGTAAAATGAATAAATTAGCGCGTAATCCTTATGCTTTTTTCAAGGATTCAAAAAATCCTGCTGTTTCTTCATTGAGTATTTTATTTGATGAAAAAACAGTTATTGGGCGAATATTAACTCGTTTGGTAAAAAATCTTTTAACTTAG
- a CDS encoding ParB/RepB/Spo0J family partition protein, with protein MSQKTKSGLGRGLDSLIAVSGSLNQVTDGDRLTTIATAAIRTGRYQARVQMDDAALQELAESIKAQGVIQPIIVREYGLDSYELIAGERRWRAAQLAGLTEIPAIIKQINDKTAMAVGLIENIQRENLNPIEEAQGFRRLIDEFELTHETVAEAVGRSRSAISNSLRLLKLPEPVQEMLFNRYLEMGHARALLSLPVNEQLDLAQKAVKNGWSVRETEKRGQALLQDKQPEKTKRIDPDVARIEEMLVEKLGVNVEIKTRDRKKGSVVLHFGSVEEFEDVIRCLGIHVNH; from the coding sequence ATGTCTCAAAAAACCAAAAGCGGTCTGGGTCGTGGCTTGGATTCGCTGATTGCCGTTTCAGGCAGCCTGAATCAAGTAACAGATGGCGACCGCTTAACCACTATTGCAACTGCGGCTATTCGTACTGGACGTTATCAAGCGCGTGTGCAAATGGACGATGCCGCTTTGCAAGAATTGGCAGAATCTATCAAAGCACAAGGCGTGATTCAGCCGATTATTGTGCGCGAATACGGTTTGGATAGTTACGAACTGATTGCGGGCGAACGGCGTTGGCGTGCGGCGCAGTTGGCTGGTTTAACCGAAATCCCTGCTATTATCAAACAAATCAATGATAAAACCGCAATGGCAGTAGGTTTGATTGAAAACATTCAGCGTGAAAATTTAAATCCGATTGAAGAGGCGCAAGGTTTTCGCCGCTTGATTGATGAATTTGAACTGACCCATGAAACCGTAGCAGAAGCGGTTGGGCGCAGTCGCAGCGCAATTTCCAATAGTTTGCGTTTATTGAAATTGCCTGAACCTGTGCAAGAAATGTTGTTTAATCGCTATTTGGAAATGGGGCATGCGCGCGCGCTGTTGAGTTTACCTGTTAATGAGCAATTGGATTTAGCGCAAAAAGCGGTTAAAAATGGCTGGTCGGTTCGTGAAACCGAAAAACGCGGGCAAGCCTTGTTGCAAGATAAGCAGCCTGAAAAAACCAAACGCATTGACCCTGATGTGGCTCGCATTGAAGAAATGTTGGTAGAAAAATTGGGAGTGAATGTGGAAATCAAAACGCGTGACAGAAAAAAAGGGAGCGTGGTTTTGCATTTTGGGTCGGTTGAGGAATTTGAAGACGTTATTCGTTGTTTAGGTATACACGTTAATCACTAA
- a CDS encoding RnfABCDGE type electron transport complex subunit B translates to MTNQSITQQINALLPQTQCRECGFSGCLPYAQALANNEAAINLCSAGGEVVMLDIANLLHQPPMQPEKIQPKQLAWIDEDICIGCTACIRACPVDAIMGASKLMHTVLADECTGCGLCVAPCPVDCIYMQDVAQTFLPMSRLLAREGQPERFAAATHAQTRYENRVQRKQRDDAERKAQIAVRQAKLLAQKPATEPTETAQKPALNPADLIAKAMARAQSQQNALVVPNNREAFRETEIRKAQERAMYRRHIHTAKYGSGEEKEVAIAWLRQYKEEQEARAAQ, encoded by the coding sequence ATGACAAACCAATCCATTACTCAACAAATCAACGCGCTGCTGCCACAAACTCAATGCCGTGAATGCGGTTTTTCAGGCTGCCTACCCTATGCACAAGCATTAGCCAATAACGAAGCAGCCATCAATTTATGTAGCGCAGGCGGCGAAGTAGTGATGTTGGATATTGCCAATTTATTGCATCAACCGCCGATGCAGCCTGAAAAAATCCAGCCTAAACAACTGGCTTGGATTGATGAAGATATTTGCATTGGCTGCACCGCCTGTATCCGCGCCTGCCCTGTTGATGCGATTATGGGGGCATCTAAATTGATGCACACCGTATTGGCGGACGAATGCACAGGCTGCGGTTTATGCGTTGCGCCGTGTCCCGTAGATTGCATTTATATGCAAGATGTAGCGCAAACATTTTTACCCATGTCGCGTTTATTGGCACGCGAAGGGCAGCCTGAAAGATTCGCCGCTGCCACGCACGCCCAAACGCGTTATGAAAACCGTGTACAGCGCAAACAACGTGATGATGCCGAACGCAAAGCACAAATCGCGGTACGACAAGCAAAATTATTGGCGCAAAAACCAGCGACCGAGCCAACTGAAACGGCGCAAAAACCTGCACTTAATCCTGCCGATTTAATCGCCAAAGCCATGGCGCGCGCCCAATCGCAACAAAATGCCTTGGTTGTACCCAATAATCGCGAAGCATTCCGCGAAACCGAAATTCGCAAAGCGCAAGAAAGAGCCATGTATCGTCGCCACATTCACACCGCAAAATACGGTTCAGGCGAAGAAAAAGAAGTCGCGATTGCATGGTTACGCCAATATAAAGAAGAACAAGAAGCGCGAGCAGCGCAATAA